The Opisthocomus hoazin isolate bOpiHoa1 chromosome 2, bOpiHoa1.hap1, whole genome shotgun sequence genomic interval cgctttgggctgcagcaagcaggaggatcccacttatcctgctggagcccggggtcacgcaggcaggtgacactgacaagcagtgtgccaacctccgcagcctcagcaacgctcgtgggggaagaggcagtctcCGAAATCCCTCCACTTCGATCAGCAGGGCGTTCGGGAGTgagcggagaggaggagcaggcacctctgtgggcagaacaggaatccctgaggtctgtgatgtcatcgcatgacatcgcctgctgtgaggctgtgaccgGGGCCGGGGGTAGGGGAggaaccaatcaaatcacagaatcacagaatcacagaatcacagaatcacagaatgttcggggttggaagggacctctgtgggtcatctagtccaacccccctgccaaagcagggtcacccagagcaggccgcacaggaccacgtccaggcaggtcttgaatatctccagagaaggagactccacaacctccctgggcggcctgttccaatgctccatcaccctcagagggaagaagtgcttcctcatgttcagacggaacttgctatgcttcagtttgtgcccattgccccttatcctgtcgctgtgcaccgctgagaagagtttggccccatcctcctgacacccacccttgagatgtttctaagcatatattaggtcccctcgtagccttctcttttcaggctgaacaagcccagttcccacagcctctcctcataggagagatgctctagttccctcaccatcctcgtagccctccgctggactctctccagtagctcctcatctctcttgaagtggggagcccagaactggacacagtactccagatgaggcctcactagggcagtgtagaggggaaggagaacctcccttgacctgctggccacactcttcttgatgcaccccaggaatgccattggccttcttggcagccagggcacactgctggctcatggtcaacctgtcgtccactaggacacgcaggtccctctccacagagctgctcgccagcaggtccaccccaagcctgtactgatgcatggggctgatcctccccaggtgcaggaccctgcacttgcccttgttgaacctcatcaggttcctctctgcctaactttccagcctgtccaggtcacgctgaaaggcagcacagccttctggtgtatctaccactcctcccagtttggtgtcatcagcaaacttgctgagggtacactctaactcttcatccaggtaattgatgaagaagttaaacaagactgggcccagtactgacccctgggtgacaacactagttaccagcctccaactagactcagcgccgctgatgacaaccctctgagttctgccattcagccagttctcaatccatctcactgaccactcatccagcccacacttcctgggcttccctaggaggatgttaagggaaaccgtgtcgaaagccttgctgaagtctaggtagacaacatccatggctctcccctcatctacccagccagtcatgccaccgtagaaagctagcagattggtcaggcatgatttccccttggtgaatccaagctgagatgttacgtcccgacccgttcctccccaaactggggaagggggaagccgaagactcaagagccaacccatcccgcctgtccagagctgctgggaagtgaaatgcagtgagggggGAATGACTCACAGGTTAGGAAGGGCTTTGTACACCCATGCTAATCCTGCACCGTAACCTTTGGATTACGGCAGCCAGTGCGCAGCGCAGGACGCAGACGGAGCCATTTAGTTTGCTTCCTCCTAGCCTCAGCGATGAGCAAGCGGTGGCTGCCACATCTGGgacaaatccaaggatttttgggtcaaatccacggttcacagctgcttgcaagtggtcatacatggacaggagactggaacagcaagtgatgttgtctgggacggaaaagctggtgagaagcatccttgtcccatcatcagtgttgcagaacagggcttcacgtggctaagggcgaccaccagcgaaagcacagactagaaagcagcaagcaaggagctccagacatcacctgtgatgtgcaagcactgccagtgtcatgtctgggatgaagattaagcagcagtctctcctccagagaccaaggttactgaggcagtttaagatctgtggcaacacaaacatggctgttcagatgaaggatgttatgagaccaggggaagacagcaaccttgtagcacacaactcaccacatagaggtccaagtgaacagctgcctaaaaattcccatcaggaaaaagcactttggcactgaactctgccagcacccaccccctcaccaccctgtagcatccaagccaggggcagtttggccagatacaggaaattttgttgtaaacctgggtaaacctggggtcagaaaactggggtgagtaacctaaattcatcagaaaggttgaggggtgaccaggtgataaagaagttcttagtagtttctgcgatgaccgttttgtgcatctgaaggttgcccagaggagctgtggctgccccctccgtggaagtgttcaaggccaggctggatggggctttgaacagcctggtctggtggaaggtgtccctgcccatggcaggggggctggaaccagatgatctacaaggtcccttccaacccaaactgttctgtggttctgtggctctatgaagaaaggtcacttcatgcccacaggtgaccctgccaggataaggctgagacccatcttcagtgattacatggcgagtttggactgcagggtctcacaggtctttcgggggtgacgaaggcaggcggtttaggtatacccgtccacgccagctccagccaggagaggaagggcatcctctccagccagcgccttccttagccagcccggctaagccaaacgcatccttagcccgcactgacaccgactgcggaggaaaggcactgccacagctcacacgtgcggaaacttcacaactccctcaaggtttttgaccaccaccacccccctttacccagctgcaggaacaggtgcacaatctctagactttggatttctggcccaggtggtggccagctgcagaaaaagaggtaggaggacctaaggagcttctgctcactgaaaccatgcgcagcagcacccggatctctgctcctccccttccccaccccaccaagaaggggcaaaagaagcagatgaaatgcaaggggtttgctcatcgctggttctcgctggcacagctatggaaagggatgggcacactgctgaagagcgctgcgtcccgtgctgctgtgcttcctcctggctccgacacggcagctcaagtcagccggagctgtggcacagcctcttacgcagagcccaccacggctggaccttgcagctcagagcctgggaaacactggctgctggctctgcagtgccagaacagagcatcagcagctcaaactacatcactctcttcaatttgtacttcctcacaagaaaagtatagccatgaagaataaaagccatgaatcagaacacacacattcgagcacgtgagagcaaatggttttaatacacGTTGTAGTGGGAGATCAGTGGTCTCGGTCCATATATTCATCTGTGGGACCCacacagaattgatttcagagctctttttaggcttcatcttcggaaattttgccggtagattgaaggacgtcagcaagaaaatgcagcgactccactccagaggcgagctgtccgatggaccaggttgcgcccagtattatcttgtggaggctttgcacgacgaaatctatgttgtgcttcactggccccaggttggtcatttggctcgctctcaggttttcgttctccaccttggagctctccagctcttgctggagaatggagacctcctgcttcatcttctccacgttgctttctgcctgcagagcccgctgGGTCATTAACTGGAGACTCCACTCAGTCCGCTGGGCCAAGGACTGTAGCTCTcggacttccctctcctgtttagccaggctggccttcagctgcctctccagcctccgcaccgtgcatgcctggctctccaaggagccctgcatgctcttgatcaccttcctgagcatggcgttctcctccctgagcacgtTGTCGGTCAGCTGCAGGGACGGGAGCTCCCTGTCCGCAGTGGCCTCCTCGGGCAGCATGTAGGACTCTCCTCCCCTGGTGCACTCTGAGTACCCCGGATAAGGGTCGCTGGCATGTTCCCATGCCGCAAAGGCGTCCATCCCCAAGCTGTCATGGCTCTTGCACGGTGGTGGACgacgtgcagggaggcagaagtagctgggttcatcgttgtagtcctcatcatgatcatcttccaggccttgagattctgggcagaccctctccattgacccagagatgccaagcagccacgctatttttcaggacgctttgggctgcagcaagcaggaggatcccacttatcctgctggagcccggggtcacgcaggcaggtgacactgacaagcagtgtgccaacctccgcagcctccgcaacgctcgtgggggaagaggcagtctcCGAAATCCCTCCACTTCGATCAGCAGGGCGTTCGGGAGTgagcggagaggaggagcaggcacctctgtgggcagaacaggaatccctgaggtctgtgatgtcatcgcatgacatcgcctgctgtgaggctgtgaccgGGGCCGGGGGTAGGGGAggaaccaatcaaatcacagaatcacagaatcacagaatcacagaatcacagaatcacagaatgtttggggttggaaggggacctctgtgggtcatctagtccaacccccctgccaaagcagggtcagccagagcaggccgcacaggaccacgtccaggcaggtcttgaatatctccagagaaggagactccacaacctccctgggcggcctgttccaatgctccatcaccctcagagggaagaagtgcttcctcatgttcagacggaacttgctatgcttcagtttgtgcccattgccccttatcctgtcgctgtgcaccgctgagaagagtttggccccatcctcctgacacccacccttgagatgtttctaagcatatattaggtcccctcgtagccttctcttttcaggctgaacaagcccagctccctcagcctctcctcataggagagatactctagtcccttcaccatcctcgtagccctccgctggactctctccagtagctcctcatctctcttgaagtggggagcccagaactggacacagtactccagatgaggcctcactagggcagtgtagaggggaaggagaacctcccttgacctgctggccacactcttcttgatgcaccccaggaatgccattggccttcttggcagccagggcacactgctggctcatggtcaacctgttgtccactaggacacgcaggtccctctccacagagctgctcgccagcaggtccaccccaagcctgtactggtgcatggggctgatcctccccaggtgcaggaccctgcacttgcccttgttgaacctcatcaggttcctctctgcctaactttccagcctgtccaggtcacgctgaaaggcagcacagccttctggtgtatctaccactcctcccagtttggtgtcatcagcaaacttgctgagggtacactctaactcttcatccaggtaattgatgaagaagttaaacaagactgggcccagtactgacccctgggtgacaacactagttaccagcctccaactagactcagcgccgctgatgacaaccctctgagttctgccattcagccagttctcaatccatctcactgaccactcatccagcccacacttcctgggcttccctaggaggatgttaagggaaaccgtgtcgaaagccttgctgaagtctaggtagacaacatccatggctctcccctcatctatccagccagtcatgccaccgtagaaagctagcagattggtcaggcatgatttccccttggtgaatccaagctgagatgttacgtcccgacccgttcctccccaaactggggaagcgggaagccgaagactcaagagccaacccatcccgcctgtccagagctgctgggaagtgaaatgcagtgaggggggaatgactcacaggttaggaagggctttgtacacccatgctaatcctgcaccgtaacctttggattacggcagccagtgcgcagcgcaggacgcagacggagccacttagtttgcttcctcccagcctcagcgatgagcaagcggtggctgccacatctgggacaaatccaaggatttttgggtcaaatccaaggttcacagctgcttgcaagtggtcatacatggacaggagactggaacGGCAAGTGATGTTTTCTGGCacggaaaagctggtgagaagcatccttgtcccatcatcagtgttgca includes:
- the LOC142364671 gene encoding endosome-associated-trafficking regulator 1-like, giving the protein MLLTSFSVPENITCRSSLLSIYFCLPARRPPPCKSHDSLGMDAFAAWEHASDPYPGYSECTRGGESYMLPEEATADRELPSLQLTDNVLREENAMLRKVIKSMQGSLESQACTVRRLERQLKASLAKQEREVRELQSLAQRTEWSLQLMTQRALQAESNVEKMKQEVSILQQELESSKVENENLRASQMTNLGPVKHNIDFVVQSLHKIILGATWSIGQLASGVESLHFLADVLQSTGKISEDEA